One region of Limnospira fusiformis SAG 85.79 genomic DNA includes:
- the cimA gene encoding citramalate synthase, which translates to MSKQLWIYDTTLRDGAQREGLSLSLEDKLQIARKLDQLGIPFIEGGWPGANPKDVQLFWRLKEEPLSQAEIVAFCSTRRPHTKAAEDPSLKPILSAGTIWITTFGKSWDLHVTESLKTSLEENLAMIQDTIEFFRSQGRRVIYDAEHWFDGYKNNPEYALETLKAAVAGGAEWLVLCDTNGGTLPHEVTAIAKTVVTALANWGETSVQVGIHTHNDSGTAVANALAAVMEGATMIQGTINGYGERCGNADLCTLIPNLQLKLGYSCIANEQLSKLSESSRFISEVVNLAPDDHAPFVGLSAFAHKGGIHVSAVERNPLTYEHIAPEEVGNKRRIVISDQSGLSNVLAKARNYGINLERDNPTSRQLLQQLKELENQGYQFEAAEASFELLMRSALGTRKQWFEIRGFQVHCDKSSMATCNSLATVKVIVSDRELLEVAEGNGPVSALDAALRKALQNFYPEIAEFQLRDYKVRILDGKAGTSAKTRVLVESSNGHQRWTTVGVSTNILDASYQAVVEGLEYGLMLQQQTPSNSVILAESSL; encoded by the coding sequence ATGAGTAAGCAACTTTGGATTTATGATACAACCCTACGAGACGGAGCCCAGCGCGAAGGACTCTCTCTCTCCCTAGAAGATAAACTCCAGATAGCGCGGAAACTAGACCAACTAGGTATTCCGTTTATTGAAGGTGGTTGGCCAGGTGCTAACCCGAAAGATGTGCAATTGTTTTGGCGACTGAAGGAAGAACCCCTCAGCCAAGCGGAAATAGTGGCTTTTTGTTCGACCCGCCGCCCCCATACCAAAGCAGCAGAAGATCCTAGCCTCAAACCGATTTTATCAGCCGGAACCATCTGGATTACTACCTTTGGCAAATCTTGGGATCTCCACGTTACGGAAAGCCTCAAAACCAGCCTAGAGGAAAACCTGGCAATGATCCAAGATACAATCGAGTTTTTCCGCAGCCAAGGGAGGCGGGTAATTTATGATGCTGAACATTGGTTTGATGGCTATAAAAACAACCCAGAATATGCCCTAGAAACCCTAAAAGCGGCTGTAGCCGGGGGGGCAGAATGGTTAGTGCTATGTGATACTAATGGTGGTACACTGCCCCACGAGGTAACAGCGATCGCCAAAACCGTAGTTACAGCCCTAGCCAATTGGGGTGAAACCTCAGTACAGGTAGGCATTCACACCCACAACGACTCAGGAACCGCCGTTGCTAATGCTTTAGCAGCAGTCATGGAAGGCGCTACCATGATTCAAGGGACCATTAACGGTTATGGGGAACGGTGCGGCAATGCCGATTTGTGTACTTTGATACCTAATTTACAGTTAAAATTAGGCTATTCTTGCATCGCCAATGAACAATTAAGTAAACTGTCGGAGTCTAGTAGATTTATTAGTGAGGTGGTGAATCTAGCTCCAGATGACCATGCCCCGTTTGTGGGATTATCAGCTTTTGCCCATAAGGGGGGGATTCATGTTTCGGCAGTGGAACGCAACCCGTTAACCTACGAACATATCGCCCCGGAAGAGGTGGGAAATAAACGGCGAATCGTGATTTCTGACCAGTCGGGATTAAGCAATGTTTTGGCGAAAGCGCGGAACTATGGTATTAACCTAGAACGGGATAATCCAACCAGTAGGCAACTTTTGCAACAGTTGAAAGAATTGGAAAATCAAGGTTATCAATTTGAGGCGGCGGAGGCGAGTTTTGAGTTATTGATGCGGTCAGCTTTGGGGACTCGGAAACAGTGGTTTGAAATTCGCGGTTTTCAAGTGCATTGTGACAAGTCAAGTATGGCGACCTGTAACTCCCTAGCTACGGTTAAGGTAATTGTAAGCGATCGCGAACTTTTAGAAGTAGCCGAAGGTAACGGACCCGTCTCCGCCTTAGACGCAGCCTTGCGGAAAGCCCTGCAAAATTTCTACCCAGAAATAGCCGAATTTCAACTGCGCGATTATAAAGTGCGGATTTTAGATGGTAAAGCCGGAACTTCTGCCAAAACTCGTGTATTGGTAGAGTCTAGTAATGGTCATCAGCGTTGGACTACCGTAGGAGTCTCTACTAACATCCTAGACGCATCCTATCAAGCCGTCGTAGAAGGTTTAGAATATGGCTTAATGTTGCAACAGCAAACCCCATCCAATTCAGTTATATTAGCGGAATCCTCACTGTAA